The window atatatatagatatatctATAATAACAATGCATTATtcgttgttttttctttctccgtAATGCAATTTCTTGATGTTCAATCCTTCGCAGGAACTAACCGGTTCGTCTATTTCGGCATTGAAAGATTATCTCTgattatctttcttttccgTTTCTATAAGCTATGGGATTATCTTCCGATAACATCCATGGCCTCATTCTTGCTGTCTCTTCCAGTATCTTCATAGGTAGTAGCTTCATTATCAAGAAGAAAGGTCTTATGAAAGCCGGTGCTTCTGGAACCAGAGCAGGTTTGGTTGAACGTTTTTATTAATCCTCTTTTTGGAATAATTTCGATTTAATTAATGGTTGAATTTCGTGTTTGTGTAAAAGTTGAAGCGATTAAGTTCGTGATTTAACGTAGGGCTTTGTATGTAGTTAGAACCGATGTTTTGATAATTTGTAGATTTTAGTTgtatttcttcttgttttattGAACTTGTTTTCATGTGACCAGGTTCTGGAGGATATTCGTATTTGTATGAACCTATGTGGTGGGCTGGGATGATAAGTAGTaagtttcttcttcattcatttCGTTTCTTATTCATATTGTTATCACGTTCAAACCTCGAATTGCTAAAACTAGCCGCCGTTCTCAAGAAAGCATTACCACATGCACTAGCACTTGaacttgaatttttgtttgatgaattttcaaactctGCTCGTGTGTGTTTgtttaatctctttttttttttccagttGATTCCTCTTTTGAGTGTTTCTTTCTCCGAATTCAAGTAGTTAATTAAGATTTAGGAAGTCGAAGAATTCTTATCTATGAATATGAATACTTCAAGTTACAAGGTACAAACTAGTTGCCGCTGCTTTTCTCTTTGGAATTATGAGTATCTctaattttgccatatttaGGAGCTCAAGTATGCCTCTCTGCATTGACATTTCTCTTGTTTTCCTCCTCCATTATTGCATTTGTCCAAACAGAATCATATGTTTATTCTCAATTACCAAGAGTAGTTCATGTATAAAATGTAATAggtaatttcattttcctttcgGAGCTATACTGTTTTGTATAGATCATAGATCATAATCATTCATAGAATTTCTTTCCATAACCTACATGTTTCGTAATGATTATGAAATGGAACAattacttttatcatttttaatatcacctctcaatatcaattttaatgatataaaaattgCACTTAAATgtgtaatataaaatattaaattaaatttaagtgaTTTTATTTAGACAtgacaaaagtgattttaaccatttcaaaattacttccACACATGCCTTAAATCACCTTCTTGAGTTGAGTTGCATACTATTGAAAAGAGTGATTTAGAGTTGGATAACTGTTGCAGCATTTGCATATCACAATAAAAGCAGGTTCATAAGTAACAGAGGCTGAGATGTTATATTAGTTTGCTTTGAATAATAATGTTCTTACTAACAATCATcagtttatttgattttgtgcAGTGATTGTTGGAGAAGTTGCTAATTTCGCTGCCTATGCTTATGCTCCTGCAATTCTCGTAACTCCTTTGGGAGCTTTAAGTATAATTTTCAggtatataacaatttaacaCTCATATATTACTTTTGAAACATTATACATCTATTATCCATGTATTATGCATAAGATGGAAGGTCTGACGTTAATCTTAGTAAATCGATATCTCACATAATATACATCTATATGTTATACTAATGACAGCCAGGTTTGGAAGTAATTAAATCACAGCTTACTTGCCCATATATTATTGTCAATATTGAtaatacttaattaatatgtAGATGCATATATACTTGTGGTACTTAACGTACTTGGTGCTAATGTGTGGGAATGTATTGATGAGAGTAGTAAGCATGTTTGGAGTTTTGAGTAATATAATGAAACGACACCGTTTTGCAGTGCAGTACTAGCTCATTTCATTTTAGAGGAAAGGCTACATATATTCGGCATGCTCGGATGTGTTCTGTGTGTGGTGGGATCAACAACTATTGTTTTGCATGCTCCTCAGGAGAGAAATATTGAATCTGTCAAGGAAGTTTGGGTGCTTGCTACGGAGCCAGGTTTCTCAATTCCTTCcaccctatatatatatatattatattttcatgcTTTTAATTCAAACCTTGAATGTGCTTATATAGTTTATACAAACAGTAGACTTCAAGTATATACtagttttctctctctctaattaGCTAGTTTTGATTGAATGAGGAAATCGGGggtattttaacttttcaagtaAGGAAAATAgcatcattcttttttatcttattatttatcaaattttaccATGAACTTTTAACTTCATTCCTGTGCACCCTAAACTTTGACAATCATtgtaaaatatagtaaaatgaatcaaaatattttcagatattacaaaattttactgTTTATCAACTATATATCGCGTCTACTATGTATgttatgacattttgttatcttttgtaaatatatattttagtagatttgtcatttaaaaaaatttacttgttttctttagttacTACTTGGCAATATCTTTTACAATCAACTTCAAGTGTTGGGAAAGAATGTTTCTTTTACTCCAAAAAGAATgtgaatgaaaatatttccataatcttataattaatcaatatatatatatataatatatatatatatatatatataatacaatataacATGCGACTAATGAAgcttttattgaaatttatggtTGAATGAATTTAATCTCAGTGTTGATGGATTTAAACTAATAAACTTTGGGTTATTAACAGGTTTTATAGTATACTTGGTGATAGTTTTGGTTCTAGTTGTTGTTCTGATTGTTCGATATGTGCCAAGATACGGACAAACCCACATGGTTGTTTACGTCGGAATTTGCTCTCTCATGGGTTCTCTAACGGTTTGTTCTCATAAAACTATATGATTTCTAcgtctttttaattaaataagtttttgaatttaattaattaattaattaatttttgtgtaGGTTATGAGCGTCAAAGCAGTAGGAATTGCACTTAAGCTCACATTTTCAGGGATGAATCAGTTTAAGTACTTTGAGACGTGGGTTTTTACCGTCATTGTGACTGGAGGTAGCATTTTACAAGTCAACTATTTAAACAAGGTAAAAATAATCTATTCAACTCCaaccctctctctctctctctctctctctctctctctctctcatatatatatatataacattataGTTGTggtatatttgtttaattaaaaagatataaaactaattaaatgcTTAACCCAACGCCCTTCATGAAAAAtctattagaaaaaattagtggaaaaccaaaattaatttaattctttttaaattaattaatagatattcACCTCGAgcatttaacaaaaaaaaaaatcttagtttgtagaaagtgtttttttttatatctgtCAGTATTCGAACCGACAGCCCTCGTCAAGTTGAGAGTTTTTTTTACCTAAactataacatttttattccaaaataatttaagagaTAATGGTTGATGTACCGTACCAATCTTAATTTTCGAAGCAATtgatatacatacatatatagtaCCAATCAAATGTGGGGATTGTATtgcataatttatttatcacgttattttgtattatttctaTCTTATTGTATAGATTGATTATGATATCAGCTTTCGTTTcctaataatattaataaagttgGTATCGCGAGAGAAGTGAATCTATGTTATAAATCATGCAGGCTCTGGACACCTTTAACACTGCCGTAGTATCTCCAGTTTACTATGTGATGTTCACATCGCTCACCATCCTTGCCAGTATGATTATGTTTAAGGTAATTTATATCACATTTATTCTTTCCCTAAATTCCTCTTATCTGCCCTGATTGGCTTTTTATTTTACCTACAGGACTGGGATTCACAAAATGCATCACAAATTGCAACAGAACTATGCGGTTTTGTTACTATTCTTTCCGGAACTTTTCTCCTACATAAAACTAGGGATATGGGGAGTTCTCCATCCTCCGATGTCCCAATTGTCGTTAGGTCCCCGAAACGGCctaattcaaacacaaattctGACTAACAAACACCCCCAGCAGCgtagcaaattttaaaaaaataataataataacaaaagaagaagacttgtttagaaaaaaaaaattgtaaattttctcTTATCATCCAAAGAGGTGGCCATTGCTGGGGGGAGGACAGATTTTTGGATGGAAGATTCTTAATTTATTGTAAGAAAGAAGCAAACCTGGTGGGCACAATATTAGCAAAGGCAAATGGAGTTTGAAGGTTTGTTTGGTTCTCACTTTTCATCTTTGAGGTAcagattcaattttttatttttttatttttttttacaaaaagaaagaaagaatcaaaaaagaaaaagccaTACGATATACGTTACAGGTTGTGATAAACAAAGGGATAAGGTACTGAATAGAAGTTTACTATAGCGCTAACATTTGAAGATACATTGTAAAATTGTAGGGTTTGGGAGATTTCTATATAACCAATCAatgttcttctctttctccaaCATTTAGTCTTGGTTTTTGATGATTCAACAATTGTAATTGTTTTCGCAGAAAGATTAAGTTTTGTATCAAGTCAGTAATTTGACTGTTGTGCTTGATACACTACCAATGATATAAACGAGCCTGATGTTATATCTTGTTTATAgtctccttttatttttacttgCAACTTGTGATgtaaattattctaaaaattggATCCTTGAAGCTCGTGAGCATTATGTAAATCTAAATCAGAGGTTATGTTAAGTTAGTCTACGGTCTCAAATTCTAGGCTTTAGATTGAAAACTTATTGATAGACAAGGTTACTCTtgaccttttaaaaaaacaacaaaactattGTTGAAGTAGAATtcctttgaaatattgaatgaaaattggGGCCTAAAATTGTGTGGTGGTGacctaaaaaaacaaattcgcCCATTCTAGGTCTCAACTTCTATCTATAATTCAGGGGTAAGGTGTCTTATATATGCatggaaaattaatttaaatgataacttccgaaaatatttaaaaatttcataatctatTATAGTAGTAGATCACAAATAGTATCAAAgattttggttcatttgattttttttttaaatacttctaTTTAGATGTGTATCGCCTTAAGTTGAGACCTAGGTGTCTttccattataaaaaaataataaataaataaacgagTTTTTAGTCTATACAGACAAAAGGAATATATAAGCTAAAATTTTCAGCATGAAAATTCATCAGAAACAACTTTACAGGACAGTTATAAGAAGTAGATAGAATATAGAAACCTGAATCGCTTGATGAAGAGCCAAAGGTTTTAACCACTGTCAGCTTGGAGTTCTAAATGCATCTGCTCCTTCAATATTTTCTCAACAGCGTCTGCAAAGCTTGATAGATTTCGGCGAATATGAGCGTCCAAGGAATTTGCCATTTTCTGAAGGATTCAAACATAATCAGAAAGATGCATATAACACATAATGTCCCAATGACATCCATTATATATGTAGACTGATTTGATCCAGTTAGCTTTTGGCAGACATGAGATGTTACCAATAGACCTTTTCAggtatcaataataaaaataaaaaaggataaaaaggaaaacgaGAGCCATCTTACCTCCACCTTGCAAATGAGGCTTAAAGAAACTCCTTTTGTATAATGATCTGAGCTCTTGAGTGAAATAAGTTTCAAAGGAGAATCGGCTAATGGCCAACCTTGAGACACCTTAATACACGCATCAATCCCTCCAATCATACTACACATTATCATTTCGTCTTGATCCAAATACTCAAAGGAATGACTGCATGAAAAGTAAGTACTTCAGTCTcaacaattaataaaagataGAAATTACGTTATTTTAAGTCAAAATTGATGTGCATTCCCCATCCAATTGACCAATTCCTGTAGGGAGATGGACACAAGAAGAGGGGGAAATCCCTACGatttatttatacattaaCTTTACTTATACAAGAGATCTGAAAATTTTACGAGACTCACCATGATTTGTTTGCACTCTTCACAGCAAACCGCCTAAGAGTACACAAAACAATCCTATCTTGTACTTTTCTTACAAACCATTCCAATGAAGAATTGCTGCTCATGCAAAACCAATGAATGGGTCAGATAAATTGCTCAGTTCCATAAGTGGAAAATTATTGCAAAATTGTAGCCAAATCATTCCAACTACGGATAAATAGATCTGATGtcattatatgatatttatcgCAGCTAGATATGCTTAATTAAACTGCTGCATGGTTCCATTAACGttattctctctctatctGTGTGAAAATAAGGCTACTTAGTAACAGCTCAAATAGCTTGATTCCAATTCCAACCGACCAAAAGAGTTCAAATAGTAGCCAAATCACTACAATTTAAGAAACAGAATCTTTCCGGTTTCTCCCAATTCTTCTTGACTACAATGGAACCAAGTGCATAAAGGAATCTTATAGGGAACATACCTGATTGACTTTGAAGCATTGATGATATCGTGCAAGTGGACATCAGCAGGAAAGATCTGTGCAAATTACTAATGAATCAAGCCACTTCAACAGAGAttacataaaagaaagataaagagGTGCCAACAGATGGAAtcactttttaaattctaataatGATTAGACCAAGATAGCCACGGATACAATTAATTGTGGTACTCAACGAAATATACCTCAGCATTCTTTAACTCCATTGTCCCATCCAAAACTTCTATTATCAACTCGTGATCCAATTCAGATTTCTCAATCAAACCTTCAAGTCTttgtaaagttgaaaaatcTTCCACGTTTGGAATATGTGTATGTAATGACAATCTAATGGAATTATCAGCGACGTCAATGACCTTCATACCACCAATTGTGCCCTCAACCTGCTCAATAACATCCAAACTAAAAGGAGAGAATTAGGAGGGaggatgagagagagaaatcgtTGGTATTAAATTGATAGCACATTTCGTGAGATATAATTCATGTGAACTATAACTTGATTGTTGTTACTTTTGCGATAATCATGTCCGATTTGtgcatatataattttattctctatGAATAAAACAATGAAGGAGAGATGAAGATCTAGACTCTATAAAGATATTTGGAGAAAATCAGAATCTCTGTGCGAGAAGAATACCATACAAAGATAGGAGCCTAATACCCGAGGGAATAGCACCTAGGTGCTTGTCGCGAAAATGTGGTGCTACAgcagaacaaagaaaaaacaagaaaatggtGCTACCACAAGGCATAAATGTCATGGCATGGCGCTCCGAACTTCTAATTTCCCTCGTCTACCTACAATGCCATGGCAATAGCATAACCCATTTTATAACCCATTTGATTGTGTAGCGCTAAACATGAATAGCTAAACTTTTAGCTCTTAGGGACTGATGACCTCCAAATTTTATAGATCAATTTCTTATTACTCTTGATTGAATCAACTTGGTTGTCTTATTAATGTTTCTCTATTGTTCATGCTCCTAATTTACGGATCATAGGTTAATTGATCTTAGATTAAAAATCTTAAGCTCAGGAGACTCAAGTTAGAGACATAACCGAGTTGCATAACTGAAGGTGGTTTTAAGATCAAgagatttaaatataacaattcaCATCTCAAAACACAACTTACCTTTTAAATATCTCATCTACTTCCTGCAaagattttagaatttttttgttcttctcgATCTGACTTTCAAGTTCCAAAACCTGGAAGAAGCATAAACAGTTTCATAAAATAGTTGATGATTGTAAGCCTTGTATATATGAATGGGTAAAAGAAGAACCACTTCAGAACAAGTCAAACCACATATAGTTTGTCATTGAGATACAAAGTCATGGTTGAAACAGTTAATGAAACCTATTGATCCTTCGTTTGTTTTGCTTCTATGCAATATTCATGTGTACTTTTAATCTTcgtataatttttattatcttgatGAAATTCTcgtttcctttaaaaaaaaaaaaaacagttagTGAAACCATGCATTTTAATTCAGCATCATTAAATTGCACGCTCCCTAGGAACTTACTTATAATTGATAGGGAACATATGACCACCAAAAATAAAGTCAGAAGCAATAAAGTGATAGAACGAACCTCAAATGCATTGCATTCACGGTTGACTATCACGTTCATCGGATCTTCGCCATTCATAGAGCTGCAATTAAATGTGGCCTCTTCAGGATCCTACAAGATTGTAAATTGTAATGATAACATGGTGGCAGACAGTCTCATTTGGAGAAGAACCTTTTGATTAGGCGTATAAACAAGTTAAGCTAATCATACGTTAGGCCaaacaaaattgacaaaatcaAACCACagaatcaaattgaaaataaggTAATCGTTGGAAGGAGGGGGAAAAaagcagagagagagagagagagagagagagagagagacatgTAGACCAAAACAAAGCATTGGCAGTAATGCCTAGAGAAACGTTTGCAAAATATCTTATCCGATATGTTAAAgaatctattttctttttttttttttacatactGACAAATCAAACCACTTAAATAACTGAAGGAGCAAACCTACTAAATAGTACAGCTTCggtgaaaaaaattaaggtgTTAGATTTCCTAGAACTTCCTCCGTCTGGTTTTTGTCCTTATTCCTCATTCGCCTAATTATTGAAACGAATACAAGCCAACCACCTTCCATAGTTGGAATTACTTGATGTCTTTTTTCAACATTAGCATTGCaactttcaagaaaaatatgcATCAAAGCATGGTCTCCATCATCTCAACCTAATTAAGTAACTGTTGGTATAGTAAAAATTTGTTTGCAATAGAAACCAACCTGTGAAGGAAAACGATCTAACGACAGTTTCAATACTTCAAGATCCATCTTCAATTTATTAGAATCTGTAAATGAAAGCCAAAGGAGGACGTCAACACAAATAGGAGGCTGAAAGGTataaatcaaaacataaacGGAGAGACTGCCTTCTATATTGGTTCTCTTAAGAACCTCGATCTCATTGGATATTTTGCTGCTTTCAGCTTCCACCGCGACAAGTTCCTCTTTCATATGTTCGACATATGCATCTACATATAGACTCAACAAATTACGAAGGAAAAAACATTGGAGAGATGGATCAGAAAGCAGGAAAGGAATGTAAGTCGTTAATTTAGTAAGTAGCTGAGATGAAGGAAAGAACATCTAACACAATGGAGAACGAAATTCTGAAATGCACATACATAAATGCATTCAAACcttaagaaatataaaagtaagCTTAATATGTTACCTAGATCGTCAATCCCCAAGAAACTATCAACGTTAGAGTATTCGGACAGAACCTGCTGTATTCTGCTCTGCacattcaaaaaaaaaagagccaCACATTTCTCTTAACACAAAAGGCCCGGATAGAGAAAAGTAAGATAAACTGCAGTAGAAAACCTCGAGATGGAGAGCACACTCCCTCAGTAACTTCTCAGAACCTAATGAATCCGTCGTAGACTCTTCGTTTTCCTCCAAAGATCTCTGCAGCTCTTCCAGCTCGCTGATACAAAAATGGCGTCGATTATACGTTGTTACACATAATTAGGACTCACAGAAGCAAGACAGAGAGAAACCTGCGAACTGCTTGGAGATCGAGGCTTGGAGGTACAGACGGTGTAGCTTCCATCGATTCCGGCATCATTTTCCTCCTTATTCTGCCTGAGTTTGCACGGAACCGAGAGAGATTCTGATTCTCCGCGTTGTTCGTCTgtacaaaaattcaaaacgaTGAAGAAGTAGAGAGAAATTTCAGTTCTCCCATGGCCATGGCAGCTTATTTGGACCAAACCCGAAAATGGAGGCCGAGCGCTTGAATATGGGCTTCGCCTTGCAAGATTTAGCCCGCGAAATTGAGAGGCGAAAgggtttttcaaaatatatgtgatgaatattttagaagtttttctttctatttttaccCTAAATTTGTTAGATTATTGCAATTTTCAAcctaaaattattgttttcttcaaaatttgctctaaatttatatcttttacaATTTCTACCCTTTTTTCGATCGTCGCGTATCCTCCAAcacatttaacaaaatatactccttaatttcaataatatatagttttacaTAAATTATGATCTGATTAATGCACAAACTATaggttataaatttttttaaccacattagtttttatttctgGTTTAATTCTTATAGatagcaaataattaaaactattttcaaaatataataaaaaaataaattttatatttttcttacttttatatcatgaattttaataaatcatttaaatacatatgaatataaatatttttttgatcgattattcatttttttaactcaaGTTTGAGtgtaatcttaattttttttgaattagaCTCTTCTaggctttttatttttattcttttagtacaattaagatgaaaaaccaacaaataatgaaaagtaTGAGACACTTAAACTTCAAATAGGTGAAGATTGAAgagtgattatttatttgtactactttcaaattcaaataatcaaactggttgaaaatattaaattaaaactacttTAACAACAATTTCATCTTAAACGTTCTTTACGAAGTTTACGTTTTCTAAAGAAcgtgaaaagaagaaacaaaaagaaacatcGTTTTGTAGGTAACTAATTAATCGAAAATCAAACACATGAAGACACAAAAGCATAAATAAGAAGCAAAGCCACCTGTTTTTTAGATTCTTTTCCACCATGGATGAACAAGGAACAAGAAATCCCATTTTTAAAAGGCAGGAAAATTAGAAACGCCTTCTCAAGGAGCTGAGgaacacaaaatatatatcctTAGAGTAAGAAGACAGAAAAGCATTGTAAAAGATGTTCATCAAAAGAGAGCCAGCCAACACTTCCATTCCCTctttctaattaattcaagTGAtcaataaactatttttaatgaaTCAACCGTCTGTCTTTTTCAGTCAAATACAAACCACCTCATATCAAAGAGAttgtagtttttgtttatagtTTCATTCAATACAGATGATgaacaacaagaaaaaaagaagaaatcaagaaatctatattttgttaatgcAACTGTGTGCAAGTACAAACCTAGACGTCGTCATCATCATCAGAAAAAGAATACAGATGCAATATTCATGTGTTgtattcatcttttttttcttttttaacttgtaAAAGGAAGGTAAATCCGGATAATATCTCGTCTTCTAAGCTTTCGCCGACATATGGGACATCTATGTTGAGTAGCTATGGCCGTTTCAATGCAATTCCTGCAGAAAACGTGCCCGCATTTTGTTGTCGTTTCTTCAACCAATGGTTCTATGCAGATTGCACATCGCAAAGTCCTATCTGTAGGTGGGATGCTACTACTTAGTGCAAGTGTAGAAGGAATGTCAGTGTCAGTTTTTGCCTGCAAAAGGAGGTTTACACTTTAGTTTCAAGCTCTAATAAATAAGGATCTTAATCCGATGTGTTTAATTAATGTAGTTACCAGAAAAATCCAAGTGCTTTATATAAGATTAAGAAACATCACAAATCTAATTCAGATAAAAACATCATTGGCCAAGACGTGTGCCAATGGCAATGGTCAACAGAAGCTTGAATCAATGGCAAATTTCATTCGaagacaaaaatggaaaatttggCAGAGAGAAATATATGCCCCCCCTCACAAAAACTTGCACAAGATGAAGCAATTTAGACGGAGAtcatattattgttctttttccatcttttatgaaaacaacttttattgaaaataaatgaaagaagatggagataTATTAGAAGCCACAGCAGAAtgtaaatatatgaaaatttgcaACAGATAGTTTGAATCGTTTTAGATATCATAAGCATCTAAAGGATGTTATCAAAACTTGAATCAATATTTTCCCAGAGATAATGAAAATGGAGCTGTCCGATTGGAAACCAAAATGCACGCTGATTGCTAGGCGATGAACTGACCACTTTCTGTTGCACTTTCTCATTTACAATGATTTTAGAAGAagttttctattaaaaaaacttgttcacaaaatatttgtttaaaactaaaaaatgtggtcccaaaaagttatttttcattattttccaTTTGGCTAATACTTCTGTGTAAAAAGGAACAAGATAAATCTTTAGTAAGCAGCCACATATTTTTACAACAGAAAtcaacattgattttttttataacaaatgtggactgaatttttcaaaaacacatATACATTCAGTTTCAACATATGCAGATAAAAGATAGAAGAAAGACTTCAACAATGAACAGGCAATTCCAAAGGTTGCAAGTGTAATAATCACTAAATCAGTACTACCTTAGTGGCCCTACTACTGCTTTCACAGCTTAGGCGAAGGTCCAAGTTGTGAATTGTTTGTTGTTCCTGTAAGGATACATTATTGCTAATTGTAAGAGGCGACCAAATTGTAAAAGGGGGCCAAGTTGTTACATCTGcaaaatatccaaaaagaACATGTGTTAGTTAATGAACTAAATGTGTTAATctatctcatttttttataatcatgAATAACGGAGGCAAGCTACAAAAAAAGGCCTCCAATCAAAAGAATGTTGATCTCATGACTGACtgcaattaaaataatgattcCAAGTTTGGGCAGGAATgtgtttggaaaaaaaaaatcaaattatccGAGGAGGTACtagagtttgaaaaaaattggatgCAACTGAATAACAAATTGATCAGCAATAAATGGAGGAACAGGTAATGAACATATGattatgaatataaataaaaataaaaatacatgcCCAAGAATGttatgaaagaaagaaggcTTTGGTTCTATCCTGAGGAAGCCTACAGGTGACTAGAAAAGATCTTAAACACTTTAAACACAGCAGCCTGCATGTTAAGAACTAagaattttctctttcaaacaTGCATTATACTgaaatttaattcaaacaGTGTTGTAGGTCCACAATTTAGAAGATTCACCACAGTatgtaaaagtaaataagaaaaaactaaaaacgtGAATGTGATATTCTCAAAGAACATCTTGAGTTTGCGACAAAAAAGTGCAGAAAAACTGGGAA of the Cucumis sativus cultivar 9930 chromosome 3, Cucumber_9930_V3, whole genome shotgun sequence genome contains:
- the LOC101211137 gene encoding uncharacterized protein LOC101211137, which encodes MMPESMEATPSVPPSLDLQAVRSELEELQRSLEENEESTTDSLGSEKLLRECALHLESRIQQVLSEYSNVDSFLGIDDLDAYVEHMKEELVAVEAESSKISNEIEVLKRTNIEDSNKLKMDLEVLKLSLDRFPSQDPEEATFNCSSMNGEDPMNVIVNRECNAFEVLELESQIEKNKKILKSLQEVDEIFKSLDVIEQVEGTIGGMKVIDVADNSIRLSLHTHIPNVEDFSTLQRLEGLIEKSELDHELIIEVLDGTMELKNAEIFPADVHLHDIINASKSISNSSLEWFVRKVQDRIVLCTLRRFAVKSANKSCHSFEYLDQDEMIMCSMIGGIDACIKVSQGWPLADSPLKLISLKSSDHYTKGVSLSLICKVEKMANSLDAHIRRNLSSFADAVEKILKEQMHLELQADSG
- the LOC101210887 gene encoding probable magnesium transporter NIPA2; translation: MGLSSDNIHGLILAVSSSIFIGSSFIIKKKGLMKAGASGTRAGSGGYSYLYEPMWWAGMISMIVGEVANFAAYAYAPAILVTPLGALSIIFSAVLAHFILEERLHIFGMLGCVLCVVGSTTIVLHAPQERNIESVKEVWVLATEPGFIVYLVIVLVLVVVLIVRYVPRYGQTHMVVYVGICSLMGSLTVMSVKAVGIALKLTFSGMNQFKYFETWVFTVIVTGGSILQVNYLNKALDTFNTAVVSPVYYVMFTSLTILASMIMFKDWDSQNASQIATELCGFVTILSGTFLLHKTRDMGSSPSSDVPIVVRSPKRPNSNTNSD
- the LOC101211386 gene encoding uncharacterized protein LOC101211386, which translates into the protein MSIQSSNDLHDWSSRVIERRTVLDFDLNCPPPDECIDPTGLPDEAAQYYNHYQGQATDAIDEDIAIISPRKFAEARKNFRRNHFESGCGAVIRRNGNTEVYGALSDVTTWPPFTIWSPLTISNNVSLQEQQTIHNLDLRLSCESSSRATKAKTDTDIPSTLALSSSIPPTDRTLRCAICIEPLVEETTTKCGHVFCRNCIETAIATQHRCPICRRKLRRRDIIRIYLPFTS